From Domibacillus sp. DTU_2020_1001157_1_SI_ALB_TIR_016, a single genomic window includes:
- the moaC gene encoding cyclic pyranopterin monophosphate synthase MoaC, translating into MSEFTHFNEQGHAKMVDVSEKAETVRLAVAHSSIEVNQSIYEQITQGTNKKGDVFAVAQVAGIMAAKQTSSIIPMCHPIPLTGVNITFHWEVDEAAGRFVVFIEAEAKTKGVTGVEMEALTAASAAALTIYDMCKASGKEMVIGPTYLQKKSGGKNGDYERGRS; encoded by the coding sequence ATGTCTGAATTCACGCATTTTAATGAGCAGGGACACGCTAAAATGGTGGATGTTTCCGAGAAAGCGGAAACGGTCCGTCTTGCTGTCGCTCATTCCTCTATCGAAGTAAACCAATCTATTTATGAGCAGATCACGCAAGGTACAAATAAAAAAGGGGATGTCTTCGCCGTTGCCCAAGTAGCCGGCATCATGGCCGCTAAACAAACCTCTTCAATTATTCCCATGTGCCACCCTATTCCTTTAACCGGCGTTAATATCACGTTCCATTGGGAAGTAGACGAAGCAGCCGGCCGCTTTGTTGTATTCATTGAGGCAGAAGCAAAAACAAAGGGTGTAACCGGGGTTGAGATGGAGGCATTGACTGCCGCTTCAGCCGCTGCACTCACTATTTATGATATGTGTAAAGCATCCGGGAAAGAAATGGTGATCGGTCCAACGTATTTGCAGAAAAAGTCAGGCGGCAAAAACGGAGACTATGAGCGCGGCCGCAGTTAA
- a CDS encoding GIY-YIG nuclease family protein, which translates to MERKRELKQQFKEMKIEAGVYEIKNTINQKIFIGSTRNFKTLNGRKFELEAGSSTNKALQKEWNEFGKEAFQFTILEHLKKPETGFFDEKRALQKLEGKWLAEKQPYGEKGYNGLK; encoded by the coding sequence ATGGAGCGAAAAAGAGAACTGAAACAGCAGTTTAAAGAAATGAAGATAGAAGCAGGCGTGTATGAAATAAAAAATACGATCAATCAAAAGATCTTTATTGGCAGCACCCGGAATTTTAAAACGTTGAATGGGCGGAAGTTCGAGCTGGAAGCAGGTTCAAGCACAAACAAGGCTTTACAGAAAGAATGGAACGAATTTGGAAAAGAAGCTTTTCAATTTACGATTCTTGAGCATCTGAAAAAGCCGGAGACCGGGTTTTTCGATGAAAAGCGGGCGCTTCAAAAGCTCGAGGGAAAATGGCTTGCTGAAAAACAGCCGTATGGAGAAAAGGGCTATAACGGGCTCAAATAA
- the glp gene encoding gephyrin-like molybdotransferase Glp: MVEKRQPIAVKEAIERVMKRVTHLTEETVPLHEAYGRILAEPVQASHDVPPFDRSPYDGFAVRSADTKGASGESRVEFRVIDHIGAGAVSPHTVGAGEAIRIMTGAPLPDGADAVVMLEQTVITEDTFTIRKPFEPLENVSLRGEDAQEGEIIVEAGTFIQPGVIAVLATFGYAQVRVAKKPVVGLLATGTELVDVHEPLAPGKIRNSNGPMIAAQLARMGIECRLLGSLPDDEDACFDMVKAAINECDAVITTGGVSVGDFDFLPAVYGRLGAEVLFNKVQMRPGSVTTVAHVRDTFLFGLSGNPSACFVGFELFVRPALLSMMGSGRPYLPYEKAVLAADFKKPNPFNRFIRAVYTSAPSGAVVSPAGFNKSNSVTSIARGNAFIVLPGGTRGFQKGDEVDVLIIGSEEGAAIWELN; the protein is encoded by the coding sequence ATGGTTGAAAAGCGACAGCCGATTGCAGTAAAAGAGGCGATTGAGAGAGTGATGAAACGGGTGACACATTTAACAGAAGAAACGGTACCGCTTCATGAAGCATACGGGCGGATTTTAGCGGAGCCGGTTCAAGCCAGTCACGATGTGCCCCCGTTTGATCGTTCTCCGTATGACGGATTTGCCGTCCGCTCTGCCGACACAAAAGGCGCCTCTGGCGAGTCGCGTGTCGAGTTTCGCGTCATTGATCACATTGGCGCAGGAGCTGTGTCGCCGCATACAGTCGGCGCAGGAGAAGCAATTCGTATCATGACCGGAGCGCCGCTGCCAGACGGAGCGGACGCTGTTGTGATGCTGGAGCAGACAGTGATCACAGAGGATACGTTTACCATTCGCAAGCCATTTGAACCGCTTGAAAACGTGTCGTTAAGAGGAGAAGATGCACAAGAAGGAGAGATCATCGTCGAAGCCGGCACTTTTATCCAGCCTGGCGTGATCGCTGTCCTGGCAACATTCGGATACGCACAGGTGCGTGTAGCGAAAAAGCCGGTCGTCGGGCTGCTAGCAACAGGCACCGAGCTTGTTGACGTTCATGAGCCGCTTGCGCCGGGGAAAATCCGTAACTCAAATGGTCCTATGATTGCTGCACAGCTGGCGCGAATGGGCATAGAGTGCCGGCTGCTTGGTTCGCTTCCCGATGATGAGGATGCCTGCTTTGATATGGTGAAAGCGGCAATTAATGAATGTGATGCCGTCATCACAACGGGCGGAGTATCGGTAGGTGATTTTGACTTCCTGCCGGCCGTATACGGCCGTCTCGGAGCTGAGGTATTATTTAATAAAGTACAGATGCGTCCTGGCAGTGTTACAACGGTTGCTCATGTGCGGGATACTTTTTTATTTGGCTTGTCTGGAAACCCATCCGCCTGCTTTGTTGGCTTTGAGCTTTTTGTGCGTCCCGCTCTTCTTTCCATGATGGGGAGCGGCCGGCCGTATTTGCCTTATGAGAAGGCGGTGCTGGCGGCAGATTTTAAAAAGCCAAATCCGTTTAACCGGTTTATTCGGGCTGTTTATACATCCGCGCCATCAGGTGCGGTGGTCAGCCCGGCGGGATTTAATAAATCGAACTCGGTCACATCGATTGCAAGAGGAAACGCGTTTATTGTATTGCCTGGCGGCACGCGCGGATTCCAAAAAGGTGATGAAGTAGATGTACTGATCATTGGATCGGAGGAAGGAGCAGCAATATGGGAGCTGAATTAA
- a CDS encoding ABC transporter permease — MKVLHNPVETEKQEWKKERKRQKAKTALTVFSPLFLLLIWELLSRSGLIDARFFPPPTAIAATFVDMLVSGELFGHIRISLFRIFAGFLLGAIPGIILGLFMGLYAPIRHFLSPLIMALMPIPTLALLPIILILFGIGETSKVVTIAGSVFFPVVINTAAGVLSIDSMYLDVAKNYGASRKDFFFKIALPGSLPFMLEGIQMGQAIALLTIVAAEMMGARSGIGYLIWTSYNAFLLKDMFVGLILISFFGYLFSLLLRALQRKLLPWR; from the coding sequence ATGAAAGTTTTACACAATCCAGTGGAAACCGAAAAACAGGAATGGAAGAAGGAACGTAAACGGCAAAAAGCAAAAACGGCCCTGACTGTTTTTTCTCCACTTTTTCTTCTGCTGATTTGGGAACTTTTATCCCGAAGCGGCTTAATCGATGCACGGTTTTTTCCGCCGCCGACCGCTATTGCAGCTACGTTTGTTGACATGCTTGTAAGCGGTGAACTATTCGGGCATATTCGGATTTCGTTGTTTCGTATTTTTGCGGGCTTTTTGCTTGGAGCCATTCCCGGTATTATCCTCGGTCTGTTCATGGGCTTATATGCACCAATCAGGCATTTTCTTTCTCCTCTAATTATGGCGCTTATGCCCATCCCCACACTTGCGCTGCTGCCAATTATTTTAATTTTGTTTGGCATTGGTGAAACGTCGAAAGTTGTGACGATTGCAGGGAGTGTCTTTTTTCCAGTGGTGATCAATACGGCAGCTGGTGTTCTTTCCATTGATTCCATGTACTTGGACGTAGCTAAAAACTATGGCGCAAGCCGTAAAGATTTCTTTTTTAAAATTGCCTTACCTGGTTCACTTCCCTTTATGCTTGAAGGAATTCAAATGGGGCAGGCGATTGCTCTGTTAACCATTGTAGCGGCTGAGATGATGGGGGCGCGGTCGGGAATTGGCTACTTAATTTGGACATCGTATAATGCGTTTCTGCTCAAAGACATGTTTGTCGGGCTTATTTTAATTTCATTTTTCGGCTATCTTTTTTCCCTGCTGCTGCGTGCGCTGCAGCGGAAGTTACTTCCGTGGAGGTGA
- a CDS encoding Cof-type HAD-IIB family hydrolase, which yields MKLIAIDMDGTLLSSQNKIPHENIEAIRKAQKKGIEVVISTGRSYPDASKLMKEAGLVTWIIGANGATIHDPSGTCVQAVSLSREQAEEILAYFEGRSFYYEVFSEQSIFSPNNGHELVKVEMDRILTANPHADREEMKEAAERQFSQEPFRFVTSYKEILQETNQFFNLLAFSYDEEKLQEAWDRYAGRRDLALTASASHVFDIMHPDVSKGNAVRKLADQFGVKTEETMAIGDNFNDISMFEAAGRSVAMGNAPEGVKEKAGAVTLANDEFGVAHAIRQLL from the coding sequence ATGAAGCTGATTGCTATAGATATGGATGGAACACTTCTCAGCAGCCAAAATAAGATTCCGCATGAAAATATAGAAGCGATACGCAAAGCGCAGAAAAAAGGAATAGAGGTTGTCATCTCAACTGGACGCTCATACCCGGATGCTTCAAAGCTTATGAAGGAGGCTGGACTGGTCACCTGGATTATCGGCGCGAACGGAGCGACAATACATGACCCGTCCGGAACCTGTGTCCAGGCTGTTTCCTTAAGCAGGGAACAGGCAGAAGAGATCCTTGCTTATTTTGAAGGGCGCAGCTTTTACTACGAGGTATTTTCGGAACAAAGCATTTTTTCACCGAACAATGGCCATGAATTGGTGAAAGTTGAAATGGACCGTATTCTAACCGCCAACCCGCATGCGGACCGTGAAGAAATGAAAGAAGCGGCCGAGCGGCAGTTTAGTCAGGAACCTTTTCGTTTTGTAACGTCTTATAAAGAGATACTGCAGGAAACGAATCAGTTTTTTAATTTGCTCGCTTTTTCTTATGATGAAGAAAAATTGCAGGAAGCATGGGACCGTTATGCGGGCCGGCGTGATCTTGCTCTGACGGCTTCAGCGAGTCATGTGTTCGATATTATGCATCCGGATGTTTCAAAAGGCAATGCTGTTCGGAAGCTGGCTGATCAATTTGGTGTCAAAACAGAAGAAACGATGGCGATCGGCGACAACTTCAATGATATATCGATGTTTGAAGCCGCCGGCCGGAGTGTGGCAATGGGCAATGCGCCGGAAGGAGTAAAAGAAAAAGCGGGGGCTGTCACACTCGCCAACGACGAATTTGGCGTCGCTCATGCGATTCGCCAGCTCTTGTAA
- a CDS encoding ABC transporter ATP-binding protein, which yields MSDKPKIAIRDLTKVFYKKQGSTTAIERISVDIAEGEFVCLVGPSGCGKTTLLRIIAGLEKQSAGRFDIQKSGADRPSQSMVFQEKGLLPWLTVEENVAFGLNMRHLPKAYVKEKTQYFLAKVGLEKFAKTYPKELSGGMKQRVSIARAFANDPEILLMDEPFGALDEQNRFILQEELLSIWSETKKTVLFITHSIDEALYLSDRVLLMSAQPGRIAADVRIDLPRPRKLEDIRSNPDMTAAFSKIWQHLQEEVQGSRE from the coding sequence ATGAGTGATAAGCCAAAAATAGCCATTCGCGACCTGACCAAAGTGTTCTATAAAAAGCAGGGAAGTACAACCGCCATTGAAAGAATCTCTGTTGATATTGCAGAAGGAGAATTTGTTTGTTTGGTCGGGCCGAGCGGATGCGGGAAAACCACACTGCTCCGTATTATTGCCGGTCTTGAAAAACAAAGTGCCGGCCGTTTTGACATTCAAAAAAGTGGTGCAGACCGTCCGAGCCAGTCGATGGTGTTTCAGGAGAAGGGGCTTCTGCCATGGCTGACAGTAGAAGAAAACGTCGCCTTCGGTTTGAATATGCGTCACTTGCCAAAAGCCTATGTAAAAGAAAAAACACAATATTTTTTGGCGAAAGTGGGACTGGAGAAATTCGCGAAAACGTATCCGAAAGAGCTTTCGGGCGGAATGAAGCAGCGGGTCAGCATCGCCAGGGCTTTTGCGAACGACCCTGAGATTCTGCTCATGGATGAACCGTTCGGAGCACTGGATGAACAGAACCGGTTTATTTTGCAGGAGGAACTGCTGTCGATTTGGTCCGAGACGAAGAAAACGGTTCTTTTTATTACGCACAGTATCGATGAAGCTCTTTATTTAAGCGACCGGGTTCTTTTGATGAGCGCGCAGCCCGGCCGTATTGCCGCTGATGTCCGCATTGATCTGCCAAGGCCAAGAAAGCTTGAGGATATCCGGTCCAATCCGGACATGACCGCCGCTTTTTCGAAAATCTGGCAGCATCTGCAGGAAGAAGTACAGGGATCAAGAGAATGA
- a CDS encoding ABC transporter substrate-binding protein yields the protein MKKWLGLLSVMFLLAGCGEEKPSSVGNEVSKNNPSGDLAPLEEKTKVIIAEDGSASGAGFYIANEKGYFEDYNIEVEFATFANSDDMLPALASGEVDIAGGVSSASFFNAIAQGIDVKIIADKGHNEKGKSYFTFVIGTDKKDKIKDYSDLKGKKVAVSTEHAVDDYIFRKMLEHAGLKESDVKFVLMPDFGNMLAAIENGSVDAALQIEPLITQGVSEGIHVRFGDATDFAPKAQIAMVLGSPQFINEQKDVSLRFMAAYLKGVRDYNDAFKKGEGKEEIIDIMTKYTSLKDAAVWEEVYVTGLDPDGEMFVDDIRQQYDMYKKNGAIRGEFDFDKAIDTTVTEKAVEIIGVYK from the coding sequence ATGAAAAAGTGGCTTGGATTGTTAAGTGTTATGTTCCTTTTAGCGGGCTGTGGAGAAGAAAAACCATCTAGTGTAGGAAATGAAGTAAGCAAGAATAATCCATCCGGTGATCTGGCTCCTTTGGAAGAAAAAACAAAAGTCATTATAGCGGAAGACGGTTCGGCATCCGGTGCTGGGTTTTACATTGCCAATGAAAAAGGGTATTTTGAGGACTACAACATTGAAGTTGAGTTTGCGACGTTTGCTAACAGTGACGATATGCTTCCCGCTCTTGCATCCGGTGAAGTAGATATTGCCGGAGGGGTTTCTTCCGCCTCATTCTTTAATGCCATTGCTCAAGGAATCGATGTAAAAATTATCGCTGACAAAGGGCACAATGAAAAAGGGAAATCGTATTTTACTTTTGTGATTGGTACAGACAAGAAGGATAAAATTAAAGATTACAGCGATTTAAAAGGAAAAAAAGTAGCGGTATCCACCGAGCATGCAGTTGATGATTATATCTTCCGGAAAATGCTCGAACACGCCGGCTTAAAGGAAAGCGACGTAAAGTTTGTTTTAATGCCGGACTTCGGCAATATGCTGGCAGCTATCGAAAATGGCTCCGTTGATGCAGCGCTTCAAATTGAACCGCTCATTACACAGGGCGTATCGGAAGGCATTCATGTCCGCTTCGGTGATGCAACGGACTTTGCCCCGAAAGCGCAAATCGCCATGGTGCTTGGCTCGCCGCAGTTTATTAACGAACAAAAGGATGTTTCTTTGCGCTTTATGGCTGCCTATTTAAAAGGAGTCCGCGACTATAACGATGCCTTTAAGAAAGGAGAAGGCAAGGAAGAAATCATTGACATTATGACGAAGTATACTTCTTTGAAGGATGCAGCAGTGTGGGAGGAAGTGTACGTAACAGGCCTTGATCCAGATGGAGAAATGTTTGTAGACGATATCCGCCAGCAATATGATATGTACAAGAAAAATGGGGCCATTCGCGGCGAGTTTGATTTTGATAAAGCGATTGATACGACCGTTACAGAAAAAGCGGTTGAGATCATTGGCGTTTATAAATAA
- the moaD gene encoding molybdopterin converting factor subunit 1 codes for MIYLYYFAGLKEAAGKAEEELAWESGTAADVLQWAKTSYPEFDFSAVQIAVNEEYVLEGEPVHPGDHVAFIPPVSGG; via the coding sequence ATGATTTATCTGTATTATTTTGCGGGCTTAAAAGAAGCGGCCGGAAAAGCCGAAGAAGAGCTTGCATGGGAGAGCGGCACTGCAGCAGATGTGCTGCAGTGGGCCAAAACATCGTATCCAGAGTTTGATTTTTCCGCTGTGCAAATAGCGGTTAATGAAGAATATGTACTCGAAGGTGAGCCTGTTCACCCAGGTGATCACGTAGCTTTTATTCCACCGGTAAGCGGAGGATAA
- a CDS encoding ThiF family adenylyltransferase — MENRFAKQQKFYPIGTKGQEGLAQSTVAIIGCGALGSAAADTLARAGVGRLLLVDRDYVEVSNLHRQPLYTEADARDMMPKVEAAKKRLAAVNSEVSVETWMDHADATLIEGLAQRSDLLIDGTDNFETRLVINDASVKHGIPWIYGACVGATSVVMPFIPGEGPCFRCLLPVLPSSAETCDTAGVIAPAVYITAAFQCAEALKWLTGNADSMRRDMLRIDAWTNEKHAFGVKKMKRPDCPSCGAKRTYPALSRSDETKAAFLCGRDTIQLTPGAGRTLTLEDGEKIARKQQLKHKRTPYFLQIMFGEHRIVLFQNGRLFFHGMQDAKQALKIYNQLFS, encoded by the coding sequence ATGGAAAACCGGTTTGCAAAGCAGCAAAAATTTTATCCGATCGGCACAAAAGGCCAGGAAGGGCTGGCGCAGTCAACGGTCGCGATTATTGGGTGCGGGGCGCTCGGTTCTGCCGCGGCAGATACACTGGCGCGTGCCGGTGTTGGCCGGCTGCTGCTTGTTGATCGTGATTATGTTGAAGTGTCCAACCTGCACAGGCAGCCGCTTTACACAGAAGCGGATGCACGCGATATGATGCCGAAAGTGGAAGCGGCGAAAAAGCGTCTGGCGGCCGTCAACAGCGAAGTGTCTGTGGAAACGTGGATGGATCATGCGGATGCAACGCTCATTGAAGGGCTGGCACAGCGCAGCGATCTACTGATTGACGGGACCGACAACTTTGAAACGCGTCTTGTTATCAATGATGCAAGTGTCAAGCATGGCATTCCTTGGATCTATGGAGCCTGCGTCGGTGCAACAAGTGTCGTTATGCCGTTTATCCCAGGAGAAGGCCCTTGCTTTCGGTGCCTGCTGCCGGTGCTTCCCTCTTCTGCTGAAACATGCGACACAGCTGGTGTGATTGCGCCGGCTGTATATATAACTGCAGCTTTTCAGTGTGCTGAAGCACTAAAGTGGTTGACGGGGAACGCTGACTCTATGCGGCGTGATATGCTGCGAATTGACGCGTGGACAAATGAAAAGCATGCATTCGGTGTGAAGAAAATGAAGCGGCCGGACTGCCCGTCGTGCGGAGCGAAACGCACGTATCCAGCCTTGAGCCGGTCAGATGAAACAAAGGCGGCTTTCTTGTGCGGCCGTGACACTATTCAGCTGACGCCTGGTGCCGGCCGGACGCTGACACTTGAAGACGGAGAGAAAATAGCCCGGAAACAGCAGTTAAAACATAAGCGGACGCCTTACTTTTTGCAGATTATGTTTGGTGAACACCGAATTGTTTTGTTCCAAAACGGTCGTTTGTTTTTTCATGGAATGCAGGATGCTAAGCAGGCTTTAAAAATTTATAACCAGCTTTTCAGTTAA
- a CDS encoding molybdenum cofactor biosynthesis protein MoaE, with protein MGAELKPFHVTEEPLDGAPYMDYVTHPGAGAVTLFAGTVREWTNGKRTMYLKYEAYVPMAEKKLAQIGDEIIEKWPGSRVAIVHRIGELAISDIAVIIAVSSPHRRAAYEANEYAIEQIKKVVPIWKKEIWEDGEEWIGDQAYKPEGGKA; from the coding sequence ATGGGAGCTGAATTAAAACCATTTCATGTAACAGAGGAGCCGCTTGACGGAGCGCCGTATATGGATTACGTCACGCACCCGGGAGCAGGTGCGGTTACACTGTTTGCTGGTACAGTTCGTGAGTGGACAAATGGAAAGCGGACAATGTACTTAAAATATGAAGCATACGTGCCAATGGCTGAAAAAAAGCTGGCGCAAATCGGTGATGAAATTATAGAGAAATGGCCGGGTTCACGCGTAGCGATTGTTCATCGGATTGGCGAGCTTGCTATTTCTGACATTGCGGTGATTATCGCTGTCTCCTCTCCGCATCGAAGAGCTGCTTATGAAGCGAATGAATACGCGATTGAGCAAATCAAAAAAGTGGTCCCAATCTGGAAAAAAGAAATATGGGAAGATGGAGAAGAATGGATCGGCGATCAAGCTTATAAACCGGAAGGAGGCAAAGCATGA
- the moaA gene encoding GTP 3',8-cyclase MoaA has translation MSALNITDTLQRPLRDLRISVTDRCNFRCTYCMPKEIFGDDYAFMPKSELLSFEEITRLAALFIGFGVKKVRLTGGEPLLRRDLPELIRMLSALDGLEDIGLTTNGLLLKQHGKSLFDAGLRRLNISLDALSKETFGKMNGRGVSPDVILQNIDYAQSLGFTVKVNMVVQKGVNDHEVVPMAAYFKERDITLRFIEFMDVGTDNGWSFKQVVTKGELLDRLRETEELIPAEAAYFGEVAGRYRYKDAKAEVGFIPSVSESFCSSCTRARLSSDGKFYTCLFATNGFDIRELLRSGASDEELAQAIRGVWEKRTDRYSDERTEQTAKSRKKIGMSYIGG, from the coding sequence CTGAGCGCTTTGAACATAACCGATACACTTCAGCGTCCATTGCGTGATTTGCGGATTTCCGTAACTGACCGGTGCAACTTTCGCTGTACGTATTGTATGCCGAAGGAGATTTTTGGTGATGATTACGCGTTTATGCCGAAAAGCGAGCTTCTCTCTTTTGAAGAAATCACACGGCTGGCAGCGCTATTTATAGGATTTGGCGTTAAGAAAGTGCGGCTGACAGGTGGAGAACCGCTGCTGCGTCGTGATCTGCCGGAGTTAATCCGCATGCTGTCAGCGCTTGACGGACTAGAAGACATCGGTCTGACGACAAACGGACTTTTGCTGAAGCAGCATGGTAAATCGTTGTTCGATGCAGGGCTTCGGCGGCTGAACATCAGTCTAGATGCGTTATCAAAAGAAACGTTCGGGAAGATGAATGGCCGGGGAGTTTCACCGGATGTTATTCTTCAAAATATTGACTACGCGCAGTCACTTGGATTTACAGTGAAGGTCAATATGGTCGTGCAAAAAGGCGTGAACGATCATGAAGTCGTTCCGATGGCGGCTTATTTTAAGGAGCGGGACATCACTCTCCGTTTTATTGAATTTATGGATGTAGGCACAGACAACGGCTGGAGTTTTAAACAAGTCGTCACAAAAGGAGAGCTTCTTGACCGCCTTCGCGAAACAGAAGAACTCATTCCAGCCGAAGCAGCTTATTTCGGTGAAGTAGCCGGACGGTATCGTTATAAAGATGCGAAAGCAGAAGTTGGGTTCATTCCTTCTGTTTCTGAGTCGTTTTGTTCTTCCTGCACACGCGCCCGGCTTTCATCGGATGGAAAGTTTTATACGTGCTTGTTTGCGACAAATGGATTTGATATAAGAGAACTGCTGCGCTCCGGTGCTTCAGACGAAGAGCTGGCCCAGGCTATTCGCGGTGTATGGGAAAAGCGGACAGACCGCTACTCCGATGAACGAACAGAGCAAACGGCGAAAAGCCGTAAAAAAATCGGCATGTCTTATATTGGCGGATAA
- a CDS encoding MogA/MoaB family molybdenum cofactor biosynthesis protein — MSVDFRKETSCSAGVLTVSDTRTVESDKSGAHIQALLEENGHQTRRYAIVPDEQEAVGEMIGKWLEDDQIDLIIVTGGTGIAPRDITIETVKPLLQKEIPGFGEFFRYLSFTEDIGTKAMLSRALAGTAKGGKLLFALPGSRGAVDLAMRKLILPEAAHLLHEARK, encoded by the coding sequence ATGTCAGTTGATTTTCGGAAAGAAACGTCATGTTCAGCCGGCGTTCTGACTGTGAGCGACACACGAACCGTTGAATCGGATAAAAGCGGTGCTCACATCCAGGCTCTCCTGGAAGAAAACGGCCATCAAACAAGGCGGTATGCCATTGTGCCGGATGAACAGGAAGCAGTGGGCGAGATGATTGGAAAGTGGCTCGAAGATGATCAGATTGATTTGATTATTGTAACAGGCGGAACTGGCATTGCACCCAGGGATATTACGATTGAGACGGTAAAGCCGCTGCTTCAAAAGGAAATTCCGGGATTTGGAGAGTTTTTTCGTTATTTAAGTTTCACAGAAGATATTGGCACAAAAGCGATGTTATCCAGAGCGTTAGCGGGAACAGCTAAAGGCGGAAAACTGCTTTTTGCTCTGCCGGGCTCGCGCGGGGCGGTTGATCTAGCGATGCGGAAGTTGATTTTGCCGGAAGCGGCACATTTGCTTCATGAAGCTAGAAAATAA
- a CDS encoding DUF2087 domain-containing protein: MDTSAMFWNASIQELKKGYVEENDFFTCLLCGKRIEKGIIYPVEDKLYDAERYTQAHIKQEHVSVFDYIMKMDKKLTGLTEHQNKLLRLFYEGKNNKEIQAEMGIGSISTIRNHRFVLKEKERQAKMFLAVMELLNERDAHAPVVVPPHKQARMVDSRYNVTEEEQEKVIQKFMPEGVLLTFPPKEKQRLIIMREMAKKFKAGQVYSEKETNEILFAIFNDYVKIRRYLIEYGFLNRKPDGSEYWVNE; encoded by the coding sequence ATGGATACTTCAGCAATGTTTTGGAATGCGTCGATTCAGGAATTGAAAAAAGGCTACGTAGAAGAAAATGATTTTTTTACCTGCCTGCTGTGCGGAAAAAGAATTGAGAAAGGGATCATTTATCCGGTTGAAGACAAGCTCTATGACGCGGAGCGGTATACGCAGGCTCATATTAAACAAGAACACGTCTCCGTTTTTGACTATATCATGAAAATGGATAAAAAGCTGACGGGGCTGACCGAACATCAAAATAAGCTGCTGCGCCTTTTTTACGAGGGAAAAAACAATAAAGAAATACAAGCGGAAATGGGGATCGGAAGCATTTCCACCATCCGAAACCATCGTTTTGTACTAAAAGAAAAAGAACGCCAGGCTAAAATGTTTTTGGCAGTGATGGAGCTGTTAAATGAAAGGGATGCCCATGCTCCTGTTGTCGTGCCTCCCCACAAACAGGCGAGAATGGTTGACAGCCGTTATAACGTAACAGAAGAAGAACAGGAAAAGGTGATTCAAAAGTTTATGCCAGAGGGGGTTCTGCTCACATTTCCGCCAAAAGAAAAACAGCGGCTCATTATCATGCGGGAAATGGCGAAAAAGTTCAAAGCGGGCCAGGTATATAGCGAAAAAGAAACAAACGAGATCCTGTTCGCTATTTTCAATGATTACGTCAAAATACGAAGATACTTAATTGAATATGGCTTTTTAAACCGCAAGCCGGACGGAAGCGAGTATTGGGTGAATGAATAA
- a CDS encoding inositol monophosphatase family protein: MYEEYTAFAIELGKEAGAFLRPNAGKAGGQTIKAAKDFVTEMDIKVEALIIERIQQKYPEHRIFSEEAGVIEADSDYEWVIDPIDGTINYSIGVPQYGVSIALTYKGEPIVGVIDLPGLDETYWASKGGGAFKDGEPIRVRNVPLAESFVSHSDFAKDGSKEANVQRLDLLSKIVNDVYRVRIIGTAAVTLAYIAAGKWDAALYMNPAFYDIAAGQLLVTEAGGVMAAAGPYTMFGQKQAADKLVSLLEEAK; the protein is encoded by the coding sequence ATGTACGAGGAGTATACTGCGTTTGCGATTGAGCTTGGAAAGGAAGCGGGTGCTTTTTTACGGCCGAATGCCGGAAAAGCGGGCGGACAGACAATCAAAGCAGCAAAGGATTTCGTTACGGAAATGGATATCAAAGTCGAAGCGCTTATTATCGAACGAATTCAACAGAAGTATCCAGAACATCGCATTTTCAGTGAAGAAGCTGGAGTGATTGAGGCGGACAGTGACTACGAATGGGTAATTGATCCGATTGATGGAACGATTAACTACAGCATTGGCGTACCGCAGTATGGTGTCTCCATTGCGCTTACATACAAAGGGGAACCGATTGTCGGAGTCATTGATCTGCCAGGGCTGGATGAAACGTATTGGGCATCAAAAGGCGGCGGTGCTTTTAAGGATGGTGAACCGATTCGTGTAAGGAATGTGCCTTTGGCGGAATCCTTTGTTTCACATAGTGATTTCGCGAAAGACGGCAGCAAAGAAGCGAATGTGCAGCGGCTCGATCTGCTTTCGAAGATTGTAAACGATGTATACCGTGTCCGTATTATTGGCACGGCAGCTGTTACGCTCGCATACATTGCAGCCGGAAAATGGGATGCTGCACTTTATATGAACCCGGCTTTTTATGATATTGCGGCAGGTCAGCTTCTTGTAACTGAAGCAGGAGGTGTAATGGCAGCAGCCGGTCCGTATACGATGTTTGGACAGAAACAGGCGGCTGACAAACTCGTTTCTTTACTTGAGGAAGCAAAATGA